The window tttaagttcttggaacatctcatatgctccatggcgttcaaaacatttttgaagtctcggttctaagccgtaaagcatggtgcactaaactatcaagtactCATTATACCGAGCTTTgcaaaacattcataacgtctgcatctgctcctgcaacaggttcgtcacctagtggtgcatcaaggacataatacttctgtgcagcaatgaggataatcgtcggatcacagacctagtccgcatcattgctactatcacctttcaacttagttttctctaggaacatatcataaataaaacggggaagctatacgcgagcaattgatctacaacatagatatgcaaatactatcaggactaagttcatgataaatttaagttcaattaatcatattacttaagaactcccacttagatagacatccctctagtcattctaaatgatcacgtgatccatatcaactaaaccatgtccgatcatcacgtgagatggagtagttttcaatggtgaacatcactatgttgatcatatctactatatgattcacgctcgacctttcggtctcaatgttccgaggccatatctgcatatgctaggctcgtcaagtttaacccgagtattctgcgtgtgcaaaactggcttacacccgttgtatgtgaacgtagagcttatcacacccgatcatcacgtggtgtctcagcacgaagaactgtcgcaacggtgcatactcagggagaacacttataccttgaaattttagtaagggatcatctcataaagctaccgtcgtactaagcaaaataagatgcataaaagataaacatcacatgcaatcaaaatatgtgacatgatatggccatcatcttgtgtctttgatctccatctccaaagtaccgtcatgatctccatcgtcaccggcatgacaccatgatctccatcatcttgatctctatcaacgtgtcgtcacatggtcgtctcaccgactattgcttttgcaactattgctatcgcatagcgataaagtgaagcaattatatggtgcttgcatcttatgcaataaagagacaaccataaggctactgccagttgccgataactttaacaaaacatgatcatctcatacaaaaatttatatctcatcacgtcttgaccatatcacatcacaacatgccctgcaaaaacaagttaaacgtcctctactttgttgttgcaagttttacgtggctgctacgggcttctagcaagaaccgttcttacctacgcatcaaaaccacaacgatttttcgtcatgtgtgttgttttaaccttcaataaggaccaggcgtagtcaaactcgattcaactaaagttggagaaatagataCCCAGTAGCCACCTgcgtgcgaagcacggcggtagaaccagtctcatgaacgcggtcatgtaatgtcggtctgggccgcttcatccaacaataccgctgaatcaaagtatgacatgctggtaggcagtatgactattatcgcccacaactctttttgttctactcgtgcttataacatctacacatagacctggctcggatgccactgttggggaacgtagtatttcaaaaaaattcctacgatcacgcaagatctatctaggagaagcatagcaacgagcgggaagagtgtgtccatgtaccctcgtagaacgaaagcggaagcgttaagtaacgcggttgatgtagtctaacgtcttcgcgatccaaccgatcaagtaccgaacgcacggcacctccgcgatctgcacacgttcagctcggtgacgtcccttgtactcttgatccagctgaggccgagggagagtttcgtcagcacgacggcgtgatgacggtgatgatgaagttagcgacgcagggcttcgcctaagcactacaacgatatgaccgaggtggaaatatgtggaggggggcactgcacacggctaaacaatcaacttgtgtgtctctggggtgccccctcccccgtatataaaggaggggaggagggggcggctggcctcatggtgcgcccccaaggggggattcctactcctactaggagtaggtttcccccctttcctagtccaactaggagggggaaggaaggggaagaagggtggaaggaaagggggcccggccccttcccaattcggactgggcttggggggcgccccacctcttggccgcctcctctctcttccactaaagcccatgtaggcccattaagaccccggggggttccggtaaccccccggtactttgataaatgcccgaactcatccgaaaaccattccggtgtccaaacataaccttccaatatatcaatcttcatgtctcgaccatttcgagactcctcatcatgtccgtgatcacatccgggactccgaactaccttcgatacatcaaaacacataaactcataataccgatcgtcatcgaacgttaagcgtgcggaccctacgggttcgagaactatgtagacatgaccgagactcatctccggtcaataaccaatagcggaacctggatgctcatattggttcctacatattcgacgaagatctttatcgatcaaaccgcatagaatatacgttgttccctttgtcatcggtatgttacctgcccgagattcgatcgttggtatcatcatacctagttcaatctcgttaccggcaagtctctttactcgttccgtaatgcatcatcccgtaactaactcattagtcacattgcttgcaaggcttatagtgatgtgtattaccaagagggcccagagatacctctctgacaatcggagtgacaaatcctaatctcgatctatgccaactcaacaaacaccatcggagacacctgtagagcatctttacaatcacccagttacgttgtgacgtttgataacacactaagtgttcctccggtattcgggagttgcataatctcatagtcataggaacatgtataagtcatgaagaaagcaatagaaataaactaacgatcattgtgctaagctaacggatgggtcttgtccatcacatcattctctaatgatgtgatcccgttcatcaaatgagaacacatgtctatggttaggaaacttaaccatctttgattaacgagctagtctagtagaggcatactagggacactctgtttgtctatgtattcacacatgtactaagtttccggttaatacaattctagcatgaataataaacatttatcatgatataaggaaatataaataacaactttattattgcctctaggtcatatttccttcactcaCCCCTTCTCTCGCGTCTCCCGAAGCCCCTGACCTGGCGCCTCCGCCCGAGACTCCGGCTAGGTCTCTCGCCGGTCCTGTCACCGCCACCACCAGTCCCGATGGCCTCTACCCCACCACTTCCGGGTCCGCCGGTGCAGTCCATGCGGGACGTGGTGCTGGCGGCCGCCTTCCCGCCAACCTCGCCTTGCCTGCTCACCGCCCCCCCCCCCGTCGGAGACTGCCGTGGGGTGTGCGGGTGCCTCCGCCCTATCTACTCCCCTTGCCCCCCTACCCACCGCGGTCCACGGCCTACGCCAGGTGCGGCCGGTTGACGTTGACGCCGGTGATGTCCTCGTGGCGCAGCGCTCGGATCGACGCTGCTCGCCCGGTTGGCAGCCCCTCTCTTCCCATCTCGGAGCGGGCTGACCTCCGGGCCGCGGCACGCAACCTCGAGCCAGGTACCCCGGTCCTCCCCGCAAGTTCTTCTACATGCTCATTCTCTGCTTTGGAGTCGGTCCCGCTTGGACATCTAGCTAAGGTCGCGGCCGACTCCGATATAGTGTTCAGGGGGGAAGTAGCTCCCCCCTTAGTTCAGATCGAGGCCATCCGCGCCCGGGAAGTCCTGGATGGCCGGTTGGCCGAGGCCCGTGCTcgcttggcctcctcctcctcggaggcTAGCGGCCCCCTTCCGGACGCCCAGCCGTCCCGCCAGGCTGCCCCCGCTCCCCTGGAGATCCGCGGCCGCACCCGGTCCCGCACTGCCGCCCTTCACGCGCAAAGCACCTCCCGTGACCtggggtcaagcagcccctcaATGGCGGTTTGACGCAGACTCTCTTCTGGAACATCCGTGGATTCGGCCAGGAGGCCGGCGCCGCCAACTCATCGAGTACATGCATGACGAGCGTATTGACATTGTAGCAATCCAAGAGACCATGTGAATTGACTTCACCCTGGCCGAGCTTGAGCGCTTGAGCACTCACCTGTTTGCCTGGCATTGGCTCCCTTCTAGTGGGATCGCCGGGCACTCTAGTGGCATCCTATTAGGTGTCAAGGATGCCACCTTTGAGGTTGGGAGCATGGATAGGGGTGAGTTCTTCATGAGCATGGAAATCTTCGAACGCGTCAAATGGGAGATCATTATAGTTTATGGCCCCGCCGACCACCGACGCTCGGTTTCCTTCCTTGACGAGCTCAAGAGGAAGGTATTCGCGGCCCGCCTCCCGGTCGTCGTCGGTGGCGACTTCAACCTTCTCCGATTTGTGGAGGACAAGAATAACGATCTAGTTAACTTCCCGCGCATCCATCTGTTCAATGACTGCATCGCTGACCTCGGTCTGTGGGAATTAGATAGGATTGGTGCCAGGTTCACCTGGACCAATCGCCAGGCCGACCCGACACACTCTGTGCTGGATCGGGTCTTGGTCTCTCCTGAGTGGGAGCTGAGGTGCCCTCTAGCCTCCCTTCGCACCATCACGCCTATTGGATCGGACCACATCCCTCTGCTTCTATCTTCTCAGGATGAACGCCCCCCACTGCCCCTAGATTCCGCTTCGAAACGTTCTGGCTTAACCAGAACGGTTTTGCTGAGGCCGTGCGCGGCCGCTGGATGGAGGCCCGCCTCGCGTCCCATAGGTCCATCTCTGCGATGGACGACTGGCACTTTTGTGCCAAGCGTTCCCGCCAGTTCATGAAGGGTTGGGGCGCGAACCTTGGGCGGGACCTCCATCTCTGCAAGAAGGCCCTCCTTGACTCCATTCAGGCCCTGGACCTTCGGGCTGACTTGGTGGGCCTCTCTCCTGACGAGTGGATGCAGCGTTATGACCTAGAAGACCATCTTATGGTCATCTACACCAACGAGGAGGCTTATTGGCGCCTTCGAGGTACCCAAAAGTGGGTTCTCAAGGGAGACGCGAACACCGCTTACTTCCAAGCGATCGCCAATGGTCATAGGCGGTGTAATACCATTCCCCTTCTGTGGGATGGCGAGATCCTCCTGCAGCGGCCCGCTGACATTCGCGCCCACGTAGGCGCCTTCTATAGAGCCTTGTTTGCAGCCCCCCTAAGGGGGCTTAGCTCTTGCGCCACACTTCTAGGTCGGACCGCGGTGTATCTCGGCCGCGGACAATGCGGTCCTCACGACCCCGTTCTCTGAGGAGGAAGTGTGGCTGGCGATTGAAGGAATGAATCCTTCATCCACCCCGGGTCCTGACGGCTTGCCGGTAAAGTTCTTTCAGAATTTCTGGCCCGCCATCAAGCAGGAGGTCATGGCCCTCTTCGAGGAGTTTTATGTTGGCTCCATCGACCTCAAGCACCTTAACTACGGGATTATCACTCTGATTCCCGAGGTCCCGGGCGCCTTTGACATCCGCCAGTTCCGTCCTATCACAGTGATCAATGTGATCTTCCGCATCCTTGCCAAGGGGTACGCCAATAGGGTGGCCCCTTTGGCTGACCGAATAACCCACCCGGACCAATTTGCCTTCATTCAGGGTAGATATATCTTGGATGGGGTTCTGGTCTTCCACGAAGTCCTGCACGAGGTCTGCTCCAAAAACCTCAAAGCAGTTTTCCTGAAGATTGACTTCCATAAGGCATACGACACGGTTAGCTGGCCCTTCCTTCGGGAAGTGTTGCTTAGAAAAGGGTTTGACGATCGCTGGGTGTCCCGGGTCATGCAGATGGTGTCGTCGGGTCGCACCGCGGTGAACATTAATGGGGAAATCGGGCCCTACTTCCCCACCTTTTGTGGGGTTAGACAGGGAGACCCCTTTTCCCCGTTTCTATTCAACATGGTGGTTGATGCCCTGGCCTCGATCCTGGATAAGGCCAAGGCCGCCGGCCACATTCTAGGCATCGCCCcgcacttggtggagggaggaggCGTATCCCTTCTCCAATACGCCGATGACGCCATCATCGTTATGCAAGGCTCGGCGGCTGAGATCTCGAACCTGAAATTCCTACTACTGTGTTTTCAACACCTGTTGGGCCTCAAAATAAACTTCGATACAACTGAGGTGATGGTTCTGGGATATTCGCCCTCTGAGAGCCAAAGTATCGCTAACCGACTTAACTGTCGGTTGGGGACATTCCCTACTACCTACCTAGGGGTCCCCATTAGCCGCCTGTCCATGGCCGATCTGAGGCCCTCAGTGCTCAAGCTCCAACACCGCATCGAGCCGTGGCAGGGCCGATGGCTCTCTAAGGCGGCCCGTACGATCCGCATCAACTCGTCCCTCTCCAGTCTCCTCCTGTTCATTATGAGCTTCTACAGCCTCCCCAAGACTCTTCACCATGAGATCGGTTCGGTCCAAGCCTGGTTCTATTGGGCAGGCGAGGGTGACAAGCAGAAGTACCATATGGTCCGCTGGACCAAAATCTGCAAGCCCCGGGACCAAGGTGGTCTTGGTATCATGTCCTCCAAGCGCATGAACCTGGCTCTCCTCACTCGATGGCTCTGGCGCATTGCTAATGGCGATGGCGGCTTGTGGTTGCAGATCGTGCGTCGTAAATACCTGCGTGGACAACCCCTCGCCTTTTGCATTCGGACCGGAGGGTCCCAGTTCTGGCAGTCTGTCATTCAGCTTCTCCCGGTCCTCCGCATTGGGACATCCATCTCGATCGGAACTGGGACATCCACGATGTTTTGGCTCGACCGCTGGGCTGGGGACCTCCCCTTCGTTGTGAGGTTTCCAGACCTCTTTTTCATCGCCGTTGACTCTAGGATTTCCGTCGAGGCAGCCCTTATTGACTTAGTGCGTCTCGCGTTCCGGCGGCCTTTTGGGCCCCCGGAAGTTGCCGCTTGGCACGATCTCCTTGATGTCGTGGCTCTTCATGAGCCTGACTTGGCAGAGCCCCACGACCGGCTGTCCTGGCGCCTAGAGCCCTCCGGCCGCTTCTCTACGAAGTCCCTATACCAAGCCATTGCCCCCCTCCTAGCCCGGCCGTCTTCGAGTATATTTGGACCATCCGCCTGCCACTCTAGATAAGAATTTTCATGTGGCAATGGATCCGTGGCCGGCTTCCCTCTGGCGTGGAGGTGATTAAACGCCACGGTCCAGGTGACGGTATCCGCCCTTTATGTGGGACGGAAGAAACCTCGAATCACATCTTCTTTTCGTGCGTGTCCGCCCAGTTCCTCTGGGGCTGCCTCCGCGAGGCGGTCGGTGGCGTTTGGTGTAACACCAACTTCCCTGATCTCCTCGCTGAGATTCAGGCCTCCCCCATGACGGGCCGCCACATTAGGTGGCTGCTCATTGCGGTGCTCGCATGGACGCTCTGGACTGTGCGTAATAAGCTTGCCATTCAGCGGGTTCCTCTCCGACGCGCTACTGATGCTGTGTTCAAATTGTGTGGTTACTTGCAGCTCTGGCGGCCGCTTAGCCGTCACCAAGACCGAGACgccatcaccatcatcatctccGACCTTCGCGCGATGGCTCTTCGCTCGCCGCTCCCTCCTCCACCGCCCGAGCCAGATTAGCTCCTTCCATGCTACCGCGGTTGACCCGCCGTcgtttttctctttttttagggTTTGTTGAGCTGTGCCCTCAGCATAACCTATTTGTACTCTATGTTCGTGTGACTGTGTGTGGTGAACTTATGTATACCGTTTGGTTGTGGTGGTTTGCTTTAAAgtggggcgaaagcctttttcagTAACCGTAGACAACTGCATTGGACACCTACACGTGGCTGGGGCCAAGCATTAACGCTCGTGGGTTCTCCTCACGATCATGGACCTCGGCCGGGTCTATATAGGGTACGTAGAATCCTCGCTCCCCTCTCACACACCAAACACTCCGAGAAATTCCCCTTTCCTTCAGCCTGCTCACTCATCGGCCACTCGTAATCGCAATGCAATCCATCCATAGCTAGTTTCATCACCTAAAAGAAATCTATAGCTAGTTAGGCATCCTCCAGgagaaaagaaaaaacagaagaaaaaaaagtaGTTAGCCAGTCTCCGCCGATGGAGTCCGCCACCATCAGCGGGGCACGGTGGGTGCTGGGCAGGGCGCTGAGCTCGCTCTCCGACGGCCTGGTGGAGGCCTGGGTGGCCAGCTCGGGCCTCGGCCCCAACGTCGAGGCGCTCAAGACGGAGCTCCTCTACGCGCAGGCCATGCTCGACAACGCCCGCGACAGGGAGATCCGCAGCCACGCGCTCGTTCTGCTGCTGCAGAGGCTGCGCGCCCTGGCGTACGGCGCCGACGACGTGCTCGACGAGCTCGACTACTTCCGCATCCAGGACGAGCTCGACGGCACCTTCGAGACCGCCGACCACGACGACCGCGGGTGCGTCCATAACCTTGTCCGCGATGCTCGGCATACGGCCAAAGCTGCCGCCAAGCTGCTTGGGTGTGGCTCGTGCTCATCTGCTGCTGCAGGTGACACTTACAAACCTGATGAGTCATGCATGTGCGTGCGCCGGCTCGCTTCCCGTACTCGTACCACCGTGCACGACTTCGGTAATCGACTCCTCTGCTCTTCTTCTCTATCTGTtcatgaagatgatgatagtGACGATAGTGATGATAGCAAGCATGCCCCTAGAGTACCAAAGCTGAAATTTGATAGGGTGGACGTCTCTGTCAGAATGAAATGCATCGCGGACGAACTAAAGCCCCTGTGTGCTAAGGTCTCCACCATTCTTGGCCTAGAACTGTCGGGCTCTGTCAGTACCGAGCTACGATTACTGCGTTCTAGTGGTATTGGCAATGTTGCCTCTACAGGTAGACCCATAACCACCTCACAAGCTTTAGAGCCTACGTTGTATGGGAGGGAACCCCAGAAGAACACAATTATTGAGCATATTACAAACGATGAATACATTCATAAAAAACTCACGGTCATCCCTATAGTGGGTCCTGGGGGCATAGGAAAGACAACTCTAACTCAATACATATATAACAACAAAGAAGTGCAAGACCATTTCAAAATTCGAGTTTGGGTATGTGTATCTCTTGACTTTAGTGTGCATAAGTTGACACAAGAGATTGTGAGCTCCATCCCTAAAGCCGAAGACGAAAAAGAGAAAGCAGATAGTGAGGTGCATAACTTGGACCAACTTCAGAAATTAATTGAAAAAAGACTCAAAAATAGAAGATTTTTACTTGTTTTGGATGATATATGGAAATATGGTAATGAAGACGACTGGAAAAGATTTTTAGTTCCCTTTCAGAAAGAGCAAGGAAACGGTGACACAATTCTGGTCACAACTAGATTCCTTGAGGTAGCTGAAATGGTAAAGCAAAGAGATAAACCAGTACATCTAGAAGGTTTGGAACCGAAAGAATATTGGACCCTTTTTCTAGCATGTGTTTTTGGTGACACTAATCAACGAAATAATGATGACAACTTAATTGAAATCGGGGAAAAAATTGTGGAAAAATTGAAGGGTTCTCCTCTTGCAGCAAAAACCGTGGGTAGATTGCTGAGAAATAACATATCTGTAGATCACTGGACAAGAGTTCTTGAAAGCAAAGAATGGGAATCACAGACCAATGAGCACGATATTATGCCTGCAATGAAAGTTAGCTATGACTACCTACCTTTTCACCTGCAACAATGCTTTTCCCCATGTGCATTATTTCCGGAAGATTACAAGTTTGATAGTGAGGAGCTGATTCACTTTTGGATAGGACTTGACATTATACATCCAGATAATAGAATCAAAAGAATTGAAGATATTGGGCGGAACAACTTGAATGACTTAGTTAATTATggatttttcaaaataggaacaGGTGATTCAGGTAAACACTATGTTATTCATGACCTGCTGCATGATTTAGCATTGAAGGTTTCCTCACAAGAGTGTCTACATATATCTTCCTCTAGCCCAAGAGCTGTAGAAATTGCACCATCTGTTTACCACTTGTCCATTAGTATGAGTGATCCATCCAATAGTGAGGATGG is drawn from Aegilops tauschii subsp. strangulata cultivar AL8/78 chromosome 1, Aet v6.0, whole genome shotgun sequence and contains these coding sequences:
- the LOC120973587 gene encoding putative disease resistance protein RGA4, whose protein sequence is MESATISGARWVLGRALSSLSDGLVEAWVASSGLGPNVEALKTELLYAQAMLDNARDREIRSHALVLLLQRLRALAYGADDVLDELDYFRIQDELDGTFETADHDDRGCVHNLVRDARHTAKAAAKLLGCGSCSSAAAGDTYKPDESCMCVRRLASRTRTTVHDFGNRLLCSSSLSVHEDDDSDDSDDSKHAPRVPKLKFDRVDVSVRMKCIADELKPLCAKVSTILGLELSGSVSTELRLLRSSGIGNVASTGRPITTSQALEPTLYGREPQKNTIIEHITNDEYIHKKLTVIPIVGPGGIGKTTLTQYIYNNKEVQDHFKIRVWVCVSLDFSVHKLTQEIVSSIPKAEDEKEKADSEVHNLDQLQKLIEKRLKNRRFLLVLDDIWKYGNEDDWKRFLVPFQKEQGNGDTILVTTRFLEVAEMVKQRDKPVHLEGLEPKEYWTLFLACVFGDTNQRNNDDNLIEIGEKIVEKLKGSPLAAKTVGRLLRNNISVDHWTRVLESKEWESQTNEHDIMPAMKVSYDYLPFHLQQCFSPCALFPEDYKFDSEELIHFWIGLDIIHPDNRIKRIEDIGRNNLNDLVNYGFFKIGTGDSGKHYVIHDLLHDLALKVSSQECLHISSSSPRAVEIAPSVYHLSISMSDPSNSEDGIVKENFMKELNKTRKILKTENLRTLMLFGDYNASFVRIFSDLFKDAKSLRVVYLSTMFYHVEFLLHNFSDLVHLRYLRLVSKYYSKKQVPKSIPRFYQLRVLDISDWEGVHSLHEEMGNLVKLRHFLVPSYEFHSNICNVGKLENLQELKRFKVKQESNGFELMELGKLEEIGGSLHICNLENALVNEAHEAKLLRKNCLQRLTLSWKKGRSNTSPDEEDQLLERLRPHSNLHELCIDGHGGSTCPTWLGKNLLTKGLEALCLDSVAWKHLPPLGELYVIGQSVEERESGEEFSSCITGPCFRNLKRLELIGLPRLRRWVANEVCPWYFSLIEVLIVKDCPELTELPFSSYTSCYPLETDSCVTWFPRLNELKIEDCRNLLSLPPIPYSDALCSVTLTRVGRGLEELRYSSKTYHSLSIEGNGDMHSLDETVLAFHNLTQLQILCIKNCPPLAEKHLQMLTMLETLEINGSSNLFLPLARSDTIWQLPVTSLKLWRCNFSGKEVTCLLTHLPELLA